A genomic region of Saccopteryx bilineata isolate mSacBil1 chromosome 1, mSacBil1_pri_phased_curated, whole genome shotgun sequence contains the following coding sequences:
- the LOC136320898 gene encoding secretoglobin family 1D member 2-like, with product MKPVLCVLLVTLAFSCYEANVLICPAVLSHVRSLFLDSDSAFSEEIQRYDAPPEAVVANMEVKKCMDQISSKYKRKILSYVVQTEYACNGRI from the exons ATGAAGCCAGTGTTGTGTGTCCTGCTGGTCACTCTGGCGTTTTCCTGTTATGAGG CGAATGTACTAATCTGCCCAGCAGTTCTTTCTCATGTGAGGAGCTTATTTTTGGATTCTGACAGCGCTTTCAGTGAGGAAATTCAGAGATATGATGCACCTCCGGAAGCTGTAGTGGCCAACATGGAAGTGAAGAAGTGCATGGATCAGATTTCTtctaaatacaaaaggaaaattcTCAGCTATGTG gtCCAAACGGAATATGCATGTAACGGAAGGATTTAA